The Macrococcoides canis genome has a window encoding:
- the cspA gene encoding cold shock protein CspA: MKQGTVKWFNAEKGFGFIEIEGENDVFVHFSAINQEGYKSLEEGQAVEFEVVEGDRGPQAANVVKL, encoded by the coding sequence ATGAAACAAGGTACAGTAAAATGGTTTAACGCAGAAAAAGGATTTGGATTCATCGAGATCGAAGGGGAAAACGATGTATTCGTACATTTCTCAGCAATCAATCAAGAAGGATACAAATCATTAGAAGAAGGACAAGCAGTGGAATTCGAAGTTGTTGAAGGCGACCGCGGACCACAAGCTGCTAACGTTGTTAAATTATAA
- the alr gene encoding alanine racemase translates to MTARWTVDCSNFVENVKAVIGNTPVMAVVKNNAYHYGLEFAVDAFLQAGITTFSTTNINEAIRIRKLAPDSVIFLMNPSTQFDDLRQYHIQMTLPSVAFYNKYQADLYGISVHLEYENLLHRSGFKTFEQMKDIIDENNQLPAHLQMNINGIWTHFGYADEFDVTDYDAEKEAWLNGLQWLSAYHNFEMIHSQNSASFIRDNIFDEHTHVRIGIILYGSRPYESLDESVTHQSLTVSANVIQVRNISMGESAGYSFAFTAQKETTLAVVDIGYGDGILRTRSKHDCIINGKRFPIRALMMSHMFVEVDNTVQAGDEVILYSNEIRIDEFTFKGVGANSEQLSALNHHSLKKEYINDINIY, encoded by the coding sequence GTGACAGCTCGATGGACAGTAGATTGTTCTAATTTTGTAGAAAACGTTAAAGCAGTAATCGGTAATACACCTGTAATGGCTGTCGTGAAGAATAATGCATACCATTATGGTCTAGAATTTGCAGTAGATGCATTTTTGCAGGCAGGAATAACTACCTTTAGTACGACGAATATAAATGAAGCAATCCGAATAAGAAAACTAGCACCGGATTCTGTAATATTTTTAATGAATCCTTCAACACAGTTCGATGACTTAAGACAATATCATATCCAAATGACATTACCTTCTGTAGCATTCTATAATAAGTATCAAGCAGATTTGTACGGGATATCTGTTCATCTTGAATATGAAAACCTTCTCCACCGATCTGGTTTTAAAACATTCGAACAGATGAAGGATATTATCGATGAAAATAATCAATTACCAGCGCACCTACAAATGAATATTAATGGTATTTGGACACATTTCGGTTATGCCGATGAATTTGATGTTACGGATTATGATGCTGAAAAGGAAGCCTGGTTAAACGGATTGCAATGGCTTTCTGCATATCACAATTTTGAGATGATCCACAGTCAAAATAGTGCAAGTTTTATACGTGATAATATATTTGATGAACATACACATGTCCGAATTGGTATCATTCTTTATGGGAGCAGACCATATGAGTCATTAGATGAATCTGTTACTCACCAATCATTAACTGTAAGTGCAAATGTTATTCAAGTAAGAAATATATCAATGGGAGAATCTGCAGGATACAGCTTCGCCTTTACAGCACAGAAAGAAACAACGCTTGCTGTTGTAGATATCGGTTATGGAGACGGAATACTGAGAACGAGAAGTAAACATGACTGTATCATAAATGGTAAACGCTTCCCTATTCGTGCGCTGATGATGAGCCATATGTTTGTGGAAGTCGACAACACTGTACAAGCTGGTGATGAAGTAATATTGTATAGTAATGAGATTAGAATCGATGAATTTACCTTCAAAGGTGTCGGGGCAAATTCAGAACAGCTCAGTGCACTGAACCATCATTCATTAAAAAAGGAGTATATCAATGACATTAACATATATTAA
- the lysA gene encoding diaminopimelate decarboxylase — MTLTYINNQLTINGHNIRQIAEQYGTPLFIYDEDEIRNQCRRFHSALKASGLNYTISYASKAFTSVQLFNLMHEEHMGLDVVSEGELFTALKSKVSPSQIHFHGNNKTDREIEYAIKSGVEYFVIDSLDEIERINDIAHSLHQTVKAVLRINPGVEAHTHEFIQTGQEDSKFGLSIRHGLAIEGVRQIEASEHIQFKGVHFHIGSQIFESTGTIKTIEQVINWLAQHKIDIEILNIGGGFSIKYTAEDISYPIEEGIKTITETLINECKKHTYPVPEISLEPGRSIVGEAGITVYEVGTVKEIPDTNCYVSIDGGMSDHIRTALYDAKYELLLVDRNEEHDKQITVAGKLCESGDIIMRDIMLPQSIRRGDMLVVRATGAYHYSMSSNYNQMLKPAVVFVTKDRVREVIKRQSLEHLIANEVF; from the coding sequence ATGACATTAACATATATTAATAATCAACTTACTATTAACGGCCATAATATTCGACAAATTGCTGAACAATATGGTACCCCACTATTTATATACGATGAGGATGAAATACGTAATCAATGCAGAAGATTTCATAGTGCATTAAAAGCATCCGGATTAAACTATACGATATCATATGCATCTAAAGCTTTTACATCTGTGCAGTTATTTAATTTGATGCATGAAGAGCATATGGGACTTGATGTCGTTAGTGAAGGCGAGCTGTTTACGGCACTTAAGTCTAAAGTCTCTCCTTCACAAATCCATTTTCACGGAAATAATAAAACTGATCGAGAAATTGAATATGCAATAAAATCTGGCGTTGAGTACTTTGTAATCGATAGTCTTGATGAAATTGAACGCATCAATGATATTGCACATTCATTACATCAAACTGTAAAAGCAGTACTACGTATAAATCCAGGTGTTGAAGCACATACGCATGAATTTATTCAGACTGGACAGGAAGATAGCAAATTCGGGTTAAGTATCAGACATGGCTTAGCGATAGAAGGTGTAAGACAAATTGAAGCTTCCGAGCACATCCAGTTTAAAGGTGTCCATTTTCATATTGGATCACAGATCTTTGAATCTACAGGTACAATCAAGACGATTGAACAAGTCATTAACTGGCTGGCCCAACACAAAATTGACATAGAAATATTGAATATTGGTGGAGGTTTCAGTATCAAATATACTGCTGAAGATATCAGCTACCCTATCGAAGAAGGTATTAAGACGATAACTGAGACACTGATAAATGAATGTAAGAAGCATACCTATCCTGTTCCTGAAATATCTTTAGAGCCAGGACGCTCAATTGTAGGTGAAGCAGGTATTACTGTCTATGAAGTTGGCACTGTTAAAGAGATTCCTGATACAAATTGCTATGTATCAATAGATGGAGGTATGAGCGATCATATCAGAACTGCATTATATGATGCAAAATACGAACTTCTGCTCGTTGATCGCAATGAAGAACATGACAAACAAATAACAGTAGCAGGAAAACTGTGTGAATCTGGTGATATTATTATGCGTGATATTATGTTACCTCAATCAATTAGACGTGGCGATATGCTGGTTGTTAGAGCGACTGGTGCATATCATTATAGTATGAGTTCTAACTATAATCAGATGCTAAAACCAGCAGTTGTATTTGTTACAAAAGATAGAGTAAGAGAAGTAATTAAAAGACAATCATTAGAACATTTAATTGCGAACGAAGTATTCTAA
- a CDS encoding M20 metallopeptidase family protein, with protein MELDYITNIRRTLHMNPELGFEEYKTTELIKSELDKMGIAYDSPLETGCVAYIKGTESSSIAFRADIDALPIQEENDVPYRSLNEGVMHACGHDGHTTMLLALIRRIKQSHDITPLNSTVYFIFQPSEEANAGAHQLLNAYHFEIQPSYIFGLHMQPDNEEGTLLSRPGALTASATEYRFFINGKSSHVANKEQGHSTAEALTLILNQLSQIQHYHLPGLKSNIIHIGKLHAGEAINTVPSNGYLEGTIRTYDMDNLAVIKQQMENIAAAAQLITGCTIEVKFAEGYPPTINDESAYSFMTEALTSSKINTIEKDEPYLFGEDFSFYGKVIPSTFAFLGCRNEEKHFVTGLHTSTFNFDETALIYGIDVLEAIFNRFEGLQ; from the coding sequence ATGGAATTAGATTATATTACAAATATTAGACGCACACTGCATATGAATCCAGAGTTAGGATTTGAAGAATATAAAACAACAGAATTAATCAAATCAGAACTTGATAAAATGGGTATCGCTTATGATTCTCCTTTAGAAACTGGCTGTGTTGCTTATATTAAAGGTACAGAGTCTTCTTCGATTGCTTTTAGAGCAGATATTGATGCCTTACCAATTCAAGAAGAGAATGATGTTCCCTATCGATCCTTGAATGAAGGTGTGATGCATGCTTGTGGACACGATGGTCATACGACAATGCTGCTCGCATTAATTCGACGCATTAAACAAAGTCATGATATTACTCCGTTAAATTCAACTGTCTACTTTATATTTCAGCCATCTGAAGAAGCGAATGCAGGAGCTCATCAACTACTCAATGCATATCACTTTGAAATTCAGCCATCATATATATTTGGATTACATATGCAGCCCGATAATGAAGAAGGCACATTATTAAGCAGACCTGGCGCATTAACTGCCAGTGCAACAGAATATCGTTTCTTTATAAATGGGAAATCAAGTCATGTTGCCAATAAAGAACAAGGACATTCTACTGCTGAAGCTTTAACTTTGATACTCAATCAACTCTCTCAAATACAGCACTATCATCTTCCTGGTCTGAAATCGAATATCATTCATATTGGTAAATTACATGCAGGAGAAGCAATCAATACTGTACCGAGCAATGGTTACCTGGAAGGTACAATCAGAACATATGATATGGACAACTTAGCTGTAATTAAACAGCAGATGGAAAATATTGCAGCTGCTGCTCAGTTAATTACCGGATGCACTATAGAAGTCAAATTTGCTGAGGGATATCCTCCAACGATAAACGATGAATCAGCATATTCATTTATGACTGAAGCTTTAACAAGCAGTAAAATTAATACAATAGAAAAAGATGAACCCTATTTATTTGGAGAAGACTTTTCTTTTTATGGAAAAGTTATTCCGAGTACATTTGCATTTCTAGGATGCAGAAATGAAGAAAAACATTTTGTTACAGGGCTTCATACTTCTACTTTCAATTTTGATGAGACTGCGTTAATCTACGGCATTGACGTGCTTGAAGCAATTTTTAACAGATTTGAGGGATTACAGTGA
- the dapD gene encoding 2,3,4,5-tetrahydropyridine-2,6-dicarboxylate N-acetyltransferase — protein sequence MQEFTAQEIIQYISESEKKTPIKVYINGNFSDINFPDTMKVFGSETSKTIFTELSEWNTFFETIKAQVTDLEIEYDRRNSAIPLIDQTKINARIEPGAFIREHAVIHDNAVVMMGATINIGAVVGEGTMIDMNATLGGRATTGKNVHVGAGAVLAGVIEPPSAQPVIIEDDVLIGANAVVLEGVRVGKGAVVAAGAIVTEDVPAGSVVAGTPARVIKQAHEVEGSKIEIVQALRQLKK from the coding sequence ATGCAGGAATTTACAGCACAGGAAATCATACAATATATTAGTGAGTCAGAAAAAAAGACACCAATTAAAGTTTATATTAATGGCAACTTTTCAGATATCAATTTTCCGGACACGATGAAAGTATTTGGGAGTGAAACATCAAAAACGATTTTTACTGAACTCTCTGAATGGAATACGTTCTTCGAAACAATTAAAGCACAGGTTACAGATTTAGAAATTGAATATGATAGAAGAAACTCTGCAATACCTTTGATTGATCAGACAAAGATCAATGCCAGAATAGAACCAGGTGCATTTATTCGTGAACATGCTGTTATCCATGATAATGCAGTTGTTATGATGGGAGCTACGATCAACATCGGTGCTGTTGTAGGAGAAGGAACGATGATCGATATGAACGCAACACTTGGTGGTCGTGCAACGACTGGAAAGAATGTACATGTAGGTGCCGGTGCTGTGCTTGCTGGCGTTATCGAACCTCCTAGTGCACAACCAGTAATCATTGAAGATGATGTGCTTATCGGTGCTAATGCTGTCGTACTTGAAGGTGTGCGTGTCGGCAAAGGTGCAGTTGTAGCAGCTGGAGCAATTGTCACTGAAGATGTACCTGCTGGAAGTGTCGTTGCTGGTACACCGGCAAGAGTGATTAAACAAGCACATGAAGTTGAAGGCAGCAAGATCGAGATTGTACAAGCTTTAAGGCAGTTAAAGAAATAA
- a CDS encoding aspartate-semialdehyde dehydrogenase, which produces MYKIAVVGATGLVGQKMLEVLERKQIPFNELVLYSSLRSAGKSVEYQGKTYTVKALTEEEANQKFDFVLMSAGGATSERFSPIFESAGSIVIDNSSAFRMHEDIDLIVPEVNVPQLNRKIIANPNCSTIQSVVPLKPLQDKYGIKRIAYTTYQAVSGSGAAGINDLKNGAEGIAPTNYPHPIYNNALPHIDVFLDNGYTKEEQKMIDETKKILGLQDVKVTATCVRIPVQDSHSVAINVTLDKDATVEEIKQLFENDDTVVLIDNPQNNEYPMAITATGTDQVYVGRIRRDDSLENSFHIWCTADNLLKGAALNAVQILEQIHTHQLNR; this is translated from the coding sequence ATGTATAAAATTGCAGTTGTAGGTGCTACAGGATTAGTTGGACAAAAAATGCTTGAAGTATTAGAAAGAAAACAGATTCCGTTTAATGAACTTGTGTTATATTCGTCCCTTCGTTCAGCTGGTAAATCAGTGGAATATCAAGGTAAAACTTATACAGTAAAAGCTTTAACAGAAGAAGAAGCAAATCAGAAATTTGATTTTGTACTTATGAGTGCAGGAGGTGCTACAAGTGAACGCTTTTCACCTATCTTTGAATCTGCTGGCAGTATCGTAATTGATAATTCGAGTGCTTTCAGAATGCATGAAGATATCGACCTTATCGTCCCTGAGGTCAATGTACCTCAATTAAACAGAAAAATTATTGCTAACCCTAACTGTTCAACAATTCAGTCTGTTGTACCACTTAAACCACTGCAAGATAAATATGGTATTAAACGCATCGCTTATACAACATACCAGGCTGTTTCTGGAAGCGGTGCTGCAGGCATCAATGATCTTAAAAATGGCGCAGAAGGAATTGCGCCTACAAACTATCCTCACCCTATCTATAACAATGCATTACCGCATATCGATGTATTTTTAGACAATGGATATACAAAAGAAGAACAGAAGATGATTGATGAAACAAAGAAGATACTCGGTTTACAAGATGTTAAAGTGACTGCGACATGTGTCAGAATCCCAGTTCAGGACAGTCATTCAGTTGCGATCAATGTAACGCTTGATAAAGATGCAACAGTTGAAGAAATAAAACAGCTATTCGAAAATGACGACACAGTCGTTCTTATAGATAATCCACAAAACAATGAGTATCCGATGGCGATAACAGCGACAGGAACTGATCAGGTATATGTCGGACGAATTAGACGAGATGATTCTTTAGAGAATTCCTTCCATATTTGGTGTACTGCTGATAACCTTTTAAAAGGCGCAGCACTAAATGCGGTTCAAATTTTGGAACAGATCCATACACATCAATTAAATCGATAA
- a CDS encoding acylphosphatase has protein sequence MKTIHIKVFGKVQGVGFRYFTEKLAKQYHITGTVQNVKDYVEIYATGSEALSDFEQAVVNGASPMSKVESYTSEEISLKQFERFTTLK, from the coding sequence ATGAAAACGATACATATTAAAGTATTTGGTAAAGTTCAAGGTGTAGGTTTTCGATATTTTACTGAAAAACTTGCGAAACAGTATCATATCACTGGCACTGTGCAAAATGTAAAGGATTATGTAGAAATCTATGCTACCGGAAGCGAAGCTTTATCAGACTTTGAACAGGCTGTCGTAAATGGTGCTTCACCTATGTCCAAAGTAGAATCTTATACTTCTGAGGAAATTTCTCTAAAGCAATTTGAAAGATTTACTACGCTCAAATAA
- a CDS encoding SDR family oxidoreductase translates to MFNDKVIVITGDQSGIGKCIKESFEQAGAIVCGIDIKSGSFYQGDIADETVLDDFIQKVIDTYSHVDYIINNALPLMKGIDDCTYKEFQYALAVGVTAPFYLVKKLRPYFNEGAAVVNISSTRAAMSQAQTESYSAAKGGIHALTHALAVSLSGIARVNSISPGWIDTTNSKFYGANEYQHPAGRVGQPEDIAEMVKFLCSSKSSFITGENITIDGGMSKLMIYHNDQGWSLE, encoded by the coding sequence ATGTTTAATGATAAAGTCATCGTCATAACTGGAGACCAGAGCGGCATTGGCAAATGTATAAAGGAAAGCTTTGAACAAGCAGGTGCAATAGTATGTGGTATCGATATAAAATCAGGTAGTTTCTACCAGGGCGATATCGCTGATGAAACTGTACTGGATGATTTTATACAGAAAGTAATCGACACCTATAGTCATGTCGACTATATCATCAATAATGCCCTGCCCTTAATGAAAGGTATCGATGACTGTACATACAAGGAATTCCAGTATGCACTTGCAGTCGGTGTCACCGCCCCCTTCTATCTTGTAAAGAAGTTAAGACCTTACTTTAATGAAGGTGCTGCTGTAGTTAATATCAGCTCTACCCGTGCAGCCATGAGTCAGGCACAAACAGAAAGCTATAGTGCTGCTAAAGGTGGCATACATGCCCTGACCCACGCCCTAGCTGTTAGTTTAAGTGGTATTGCACGTGTTAATTCTATTAGTCCTGGATGGATAGATACAACAAATTCTAAATTTTATGGGGCGAATGAATATCAGCATCCGGCTGGACGTGTTGGTCAACCTGAAGATATTGCAGAGATGGTGAAATTTTTATGTTCTTCTAAGTCAAGCTTTATAACAGGTGAGAATATTACAATAGACGGTGGAATGAGCAAGCTGATGATCTACCATAATGACCAAGGATGGTCATTAGAATAA
- a CDS encoding aspartate kinase, with translation MHNQITQSNIRVLKFGGTSVSDFDKISAIANYLKERTENNEKLVVVVSAMGKTTDDLMRNVSSISSTPKESALAMLLTTGEQQTISYLSIILHDLHVASVAMTGSQAGIRTKGHHLKSKITEINDQKLIETFKSHDVIIIAGFQGVNEQDEITTLGRGGSDTTAVALAAALNAPCEIYTDVTGVFGTDPRIYPEAQRIDKLSFEEMMELSSLGAGVLETRSVEIAKNYNIPIYLGKTLSNERGTWIMPKEQILEKKAVTGVALDNEMEYVTLSYPMNDTKLLNQLFDELEQEEVNIDMISQIVNMDGLQISFTMKDTDKLQIERIFDRLSESYPALSHQSHSTYAKLSVIGSGMRDMSGVASKVFKSLIHNEIPFYQVTTSEISISYVIDKENGKHAVQSLCKVFNI, from the coding sequence TTGCATAATCAAATAACTCAGTCAAATATTCGGGTCTTAAAGTTTGGAGGTACATCAGTCAGTGATTTCGATAAGATTAGTGCAATCGCTAATTACTTAAAGGAACGTACGGAAAATAATGAAAAATTAGTAGTTGTCGTTTCTGCAATGGGAAAAACTACAGATGACCTTATGAGAAATGTCAGCTCAATTTCTAGTACACCGAAGGAAAGTGCTTTAGCGATGCTGCTTACTACAGGCGAACAGCAGACCATTTCGTACTTATCGATCATATTACATGATCTGCACGTTGCATCTGTTGCAATGACGGGCAGTCAGGCTGGCATTCGTACGAAAGGACATCATCTTAAAAGTAAGATTACTGAAATTAATGATCAAAAACTGATAGAAACATTCAAATCACACGATGTCATCATCATCGCAGGATTCCAAGGTGTAAATGAACAGGATGAAATCACGACGCTCGGTCGTGGTGGCAGCGATACTACTGCAGTGGCACTGGCAGCAGCATTAAACGCGCCATGTGAAATCTACACCGATGTTACAGGTGTCTTCGGAACAGATCCACGTATCTATCCAGAGGCTCAGCGTATTGACAAGTTAAGTTTTGAAGAGATGATGGAACTCTCCTCTCTTGGAGCTGGTGTGCTGGAGACACGAAGTGTTGAAATTGCTAAAAATTATAATATTCCGATCTATCTCGGAAAAACTTTATCAAATGAGAGAGGAACTTGGATTATGCCGAAAGAACAAATACTTGAGAAGAAAGCAGTAACTGGTGTTGCGCTAGATAATGAGATGGAATACGTGACATTAAGTTATCCGATGAATGATACAAAATTATTAAATCAGCTATTTGATGAATTGGAACAAGAAGAAGTCAACATCGATATGATATCTCAAATCGTAAATATGGATGGGCTTCAAATCTCTTTCACCATGAAAGATACAGATAAATTGCAGATTGAACGTATCTTTGACAGATTAAGTGAAAGCTATCCTGCGCTCAGTCACCAGTCGCATTCAACTTATGCGAAGCTCTCTGTCATCGGTTCAGGCATGAGAGATATGAGCGGAGTTGCATCAAAAGTATTTAAATCATTGATACACAATGAAATCCCCTTCTATCAAGTAACAACAAGTGAAATATCAATTTCATATGTTATAGATAAAGAAAACGGTAAACATGCAGTACAGTCATTATGTAAAGTATTTAATATATAA
- the dapA gene encoding 4-hydroxy-tetrahydrodipicolinate synthase codes for MNVQFKGTGVAVTTPFNGQTIDYGLFEEHLNFLINNNVEALIINGTTAEGSTLTEDEKLKTIEIAVRAAQGRVPVIAGTGTNNTQASIDHSLKVKALGVDGIMLITPYYNKTSQRGLIAHFTAIADAVELPVLLYNVPARTNMTIEPETVVTLAAHPYIYGIKDATGDMNYMKALKSTVPEDFSLYSGNDDAILPFYEAGGDGVISVIANVIPAEFSEIYRTYQSNRNEAERQFNNVLPLIDALSVDVNPIPIKALVTHIGYANGELRLPLVPMLQNDTKQLIEVYNRITKGSEI; via the coding sequence ATGAACGTACAATTTAAAGGAACAGGTGTTGCTGTCACTACACCGTTTAACGGACAAACGATAGATTACGGATTATTCGAAGAACATTTAAACTTTCTTATCAATAATAATGTTGAAGCATTAATAATTAATGGGACAACTGCTGAAGGTTCTACATTAACAGAAGATGAAAAACTTAAAACTATTGAAATAGCAGTACGTGCTGCACAAGGCAGAGTTCCGGTAATTGCTGGTACTGGAACAAACAATACTCAGGCGTCAATAGATCACTCATTAAAGGTCAAAGCTTTAGGAGTGGATGGTATCATGCTCATTACGCCTTACTATAATAAAACAAGTCAGCGCGGTCTTATTGCTCATTTCACCGCAATCGCAGATGCAGTAGAACTTCCTGTATTACTCTATAATGTTCCTGCCAGAACGAATATGACGATAGAACCTGAAACGGTTGTAACATTAGCAGCTCATCCTTATATCTACGGTATAAAAGATGCAACCGGTGATATGAACTATATGAAAGCACTTAAATCTACAGTCCCTGAAGACTTTTCATTATATAGTGGAAATGATGATGCAATCCTGCCATTTTATGAAGCAGGTGGTGACGGTGTAATCTCTGTTATTGCAAATGTTATACCAGCTGAGTTCAGTGAAATTTATCGAACTTATCAGAGCAATCGTAATGAAGCCGAGCGTCAGTTTAACAATGTGCTACCGCTTATAGATGCACTATCAGTAGATGTCAATCCGATACCGATCAAAGCACTGGTCACTCATATCGGTTACGCGAATGGTGAATTGCGATTACCTTTAGTCCCGATGTTACAAAATGACACGAAACAACTGATAGAAGTATATAATCGTATTACTAAAGGAAGTGAGATTTAG
- the dapB gene encoding 4-hydroxy-tetrahydrodipicolinate reductase, translating to MRIILNGYGAMNQRVAHLAENRHHEIVGIILSKEKSTPYPVYTLDKLEALPEADVIIDFSNPALSIPLLKSNIDIPIVMATTGEKESIIELLKLKSTHMPVFFSANMSYGVHALTELVKYAVPLLENMDIELIERHHNKKVDAPSGTLVKLLDAITTERALNPVYDRTDIHTPRQKDEIGISVVRGGTIVGEHEILFAGHDETIQITHRALSKDIFANGSIDVAEQLIDKENGYYTFENLL from the coding sequence GTGAGGATTATCTTAAATGGATACGGGGCCATGAATCAACGCGTTGCACATCTTGCTGAGAATAGACATCATGAAATAGTCGGCATTATTTTAAGTAAAGAGAAGTCAACCCCCTACCCCGTCTATACATTAGACAAATTGGAAGCTCTACCTGAAGCAGATGTTATTATAGACTTCTCAAATCCGGCTTTATCTATACCATTATTGAAAAGTAATATCGATATCCCTATTGTTATGGCTACTACAGGAGAAAAAGAGTCGATAATCGAGCTGTTAAAATTAAAGAGTACACATATGCCTGTATTCTTCAGTGCAAATATGAGTTACGGTGTTCATGCACTAACTGAACTCGTTAAATATGCAGTCCCGTTACTTGAAAATATGGATATAGAACTGATTGAACGTCATCATAATAAGAAGGTTGATGCCCCAAGCGGAACACTCGTTAAACTTTTAGATGCAATTACTACAGAACGTGCATTAAATCCAGTATACGATCGCACAGACATCCATACTCCACGACAAAAGGATGAAATTGGCATTAGTGTTGTACGTGGTGGTACGATTGTCGGTGAACATGAGATTTTGTTTGCAGGACATGACGAAACGATACAGATCACCCATCGAGCATTGAGCAAGGATATATTCGCCAATGGCAGTATCGATGTTGCAGAACAATTAATTGATAAAGAAAATGGCTATTACACATTTGAAAATTTATTATAA
- a CDS encoding DUF1033 family protein: protein MYEVVTIRAEYEGWWLFKDLWNFVTELSRFDTLKDAEQYYIEQLSKLRSTFENELTGKYNIHAFYNNCELIYCEDCDDDIQIFHSLIVFKDKQVVTMNL, encoded by the coding sequence ATGTATGAAGTCGTTACAATTCGAGCGGAGTATGAAGGATGGTGGCTGTTTAAGGATCTATGGAATTTTGTGACAGAGCTTAGCAGATTTGATACTTTGAAGGATGCCGAACAATATTATATTGAACAGCTCAGTAAACTAAGAAGTACCTTTGAAAATGAATTGACTGGCAAATATAATATTCATGCATTCTATAATAATTGTGAGCTGATATACTGCGAAGATTGCGATGATGATATTCAGATCTTTCATAGTCTGATCGTCTTTAAGGATAAGCAGGTCGTCACTATGAACCTTTAA
- a CDS encoding CvfB family protein, with translation MEQKQLSGSIDFLRVDRLEGSTYYLLGPNSEEVKLNASEVLDDDELEIGEDYSFFVYPGRTGDLFATQNIPDISTDRYDWVKVIKKDRDGVTVDIGIPREIVIPWEDLPKLKEVWPEAGDEVFACLRVDRNDQLYGRLASETIVDTMYTAAPETLVHSTITAHPYRLLRVGTFLLSKEGYKIFVHESERRSEPRLGEAVEVRIIGHKEDGTLNGSFLPLAHERMDDDSEVILTMLNEYGGELPFSDKSDPEAIKEVFNMSKGSFKRAIGRLYKNKRITIEPDKIKLIQ, from the coding sequence ATGGAACAAAAACAATTATCAGGAAGCATTGACTTCCTTCGAGTAGACCGTTTAGAAGGTTCTACATATTACTTACTTGGACCGAACAGTGAAGAAGTAAAACTGAATGCATCAGAAGTATTAGATGACGATGAACTTGAAATAGGTGAGGATTATTCATTCTTCGTTTATCCTGGTCGAACAGGAGATTTATTCGCGACACAGAATATACCTGATATTTCAACAGATCGTTATGACTGGGTAAAGGTGATCAAGAAAGACCGCGATGGCGTGACCGTTGATATCGGTATACCTCGTGAAATCGTTATTCCTTGGGAAGACCTTCCGAAATTAAAAGAAGTGTGGCCGGAAGCAGGAGACGAAGTATTTGCATGTTTAAGAGTAGATAGAAACGATCAGTTATACGGACGCTTAGCAAGTGAAACAATTGTTGATACGATGTATACTGCAGCACCAGAAACACTTGTTCACTCGACAATTACTGCGCATCCATATCGTCTATTACGTGTAGGTACATTTTTACTTTCTAAAGAAGGCTACAAGATTTTTGTACATGAATCAGAACGACGTAGCGAGCCTCGATTAGGAGAAGCTGTTGAAGTTCGAATTATCGGACACAAGGAAGACGGGACTTTAAACGGTTCTTTCTTACCACTTGCGCATGAGCGTATGGATGATGATTCTGAGGTCATCCTTACGATGTTAAATGAATATGGTGGTGAACTGCCTTTCTCTGATAAATCAGATCCTGAAGCGATTAAGGAAGTATTTAATATGAGTAAAGGAAGCTTTAAACGAGCAATCGGAAGATTGTATAAAAATAAACGTATTACGATAGAACCTGATAAAATAAAATTGATACAATAA